The proteins below come from a single Alnus glutinosa chromosome 9, dhAlnGlut1.1, whole genome shotgun sequence genomic window:
- the LOC133877344 gene encoding CBS domain-containing protein CBSX3, mitochondrial, with protein sequence MQGALQSFLSHGNVVKNAVLQHFRLVNPLMRPVFFSRFESVTSARIEEQGFESTTIADVLKAKGRSADGSWLWCTMDDTVYDAVKSMTHHNVGALVVVKPGEQKSIAGIITERDYLRKIIVQGRSSKSTKVGDIMTEENKLITVTPDTKVLRAMQLMTDNRIRHIPVIDGKGMIGMVSIGDVVRAVVSEHREELDRLNAYIQGGY encoded by the exons atGCAAGGAGCTCTTCAGTCATTTTTATCACATGGAAATGTCGTAAAAAATGCAGTTTTGCAACACTTCCGTCTGGTGAATCCCCTGATGCGTCCTGTTTTCTTTTCACGCTTCGAGTCGGTTACATCTGCCCGAATAGAAGAGCAAGGTTTTGAAAGCACTACCATTGCGGACGTCTTGAAAGCAAAAGGTAGAAGTGCTGATGGCTCTTGGCTTTGGTGCACTATGGATGACACAGTTTACGATGCGGTTAAGTCG ATGACACATCACAATGTTGGAGCCTTGGTGGTAGTGAAACCTGGAGAGCAGAAATCAATTGCAGGAATCATAACGGAAAGGG ATTACCTAAGGAAAATCATAGTACAGGGAAGATCATCCAAGTCAACCAAGGTTGGGGATATCATGACTGAAGAG AACAAGCTTATCACAGTCACACCTGACACCAAAGTTCTGCGGGCAATGCAACTGATGACAG ATAATCGGATCAGGCACATCCCTGTCATTGATGGAAAGGGGATGATAGGCATGGTGTCCATAGGAGATGTGGTCCGTGCTGTGGTGAGTGAGCATCGGGAGGAGCTAGACCGCTTGAATGCTTATATTCAAGGAGGTTACTAG